A window of Pseudomonas guangdongensis contains these coding sequences:
- the ntrC gene encoding nitrogen regulation protein NR(I) encodes MNRPETVWIVDDDRSIRWVLEKALQQAGMPSQSFDSADSLLNRLSLEQPTVILSDIRMPGASGLDLLARIRELYPRLPVIIMTAHSDLESAVASYQGGAFEYLPKPFDVDEAVSLVKRATLHAREQQALAAPAEQAATPEIIGEAAAMQEVFRAIGRLSHSNITVLINGESGTGKELVAHALHRHSPRANAPFIALNMAAIPKDLMESELFGHEKGAFTGAAAQRRGRFEQADGGTLFLDEIGDMPADTQTRLLRVLADGEFYRVGGHTPVKVNVRIIAATHQNLETLVREGKFREDLFHRLNVIRIHIPRLADRREDIPTLARHFLARAAQELAVEPKLLKPQTEEYLQNLPWPGNVRQLENTCRWITVMASGREVHVDDLPPELLQHSQDAPVGGSWEQCLRLWAEQALARGQSDLLGSALPAFERVMIESALKHTAGRRRDAAQLLGWGRNTLTRKIKELDMAVEGGDEDESL; translated from the coding sequence ATGAACCGACCGGAGACCGTCTGGATCGTCGACGACGACCGCTCGATCCGCTGGGTGCTGGAAAAAGCCCTGCAACAGGCCGGCATGCCCAGCCAGAGCTTCGACAGCGCCGACAGCCTGCTCAACCGCCTGAGCCTCGAACAGCCCACGGTGATCCTCTCCGACATCCGCATGCCCGGCGCCAGCGGCCTCGACCTGCTGGCGCGGATCCGCGAACTGTACCCACGCCTGCCGGTGATCATCATGACCGCCCATTCCGACCTGGAAAGCGCGGTGGCCTCCTACCAGGGCGGCGCCTTCGAGTACCTGCCCAAGCCGTTCGACGTCGACGAGGCGGTGTCGCTGGTCAAGCGCGCCACCCTCCACGCCCGCGAGCAGCAGGCGCTGGCCGCGCCCGCCGAGCAGGCCGCCACCCCGGAGATCATCGGCGAGGCGGCGGCGATGCAGGAGGTGTTCCGCGCCATCGGCCGCCTGAGCCACTCCAACATCACCGTGCTGATCAACGGCGAGTCCGGCACCGGCAAGGAGCTGGTGGCCCACGCCCTGCATCGCCACAGCCCGCGCGCCAACGCACCGTTCATCGCCCTGAACATGGCGGCGATCCCCAAGGACCTGATGGAGTCCGAGCTGTTCGGCCACGAGAAGGGCGCCTTCACCGGCGCCGCCGCGCAGCGCCGCGGACGTTTCGAGCAGGCCGACGGCGGCACCCTGTTCCTCGACGAGATCGGCGACATGCCGGCCGACACCCAGACCCGCCTGCTGCGCGTGCTGGCCGACGGCGAGTTCTACCGGGTCGGCGGCCACACCCCGGTCAAGGTCAACGTGCGGATCATCGCCGCCACCCACCAGAACCTGGAAACCCTGGTGCGCGAGGGCAAGTTCCGCGAGGACCTGTTCCACCGCCTCAACGTGATCCGCATCCACATCCCGCGCCTGGCCGACCGCCGCGAGGACATCCCGACGCTGGCGCGCCACTTCCTCGCCCGCGCCGCCCAGGAACTGGCGGTGGAGCCCAAGCTGCTCAAGCCGCAGACCGAGGAATACCTGCAGAACCTGCCCTGGCCGGGCAACGTGCGCCAGCTGGAGAACACCTGCCGCTGGATCACGGTGATGGCCTCCGGGCGCGAGGTGCATGTCGACGACCTGCCGCCGGAGCTGCTGCAGCACAGCCAGGACGCCCCGGTCGGCGGCAGCTGGGAGCAGTGCCTGCGCCTGTGGGCCGAACAGGCGCTGGCGCGCGGGCAGAGCGACCTGCTCGGCAGCGCCCTGCCGGCCTTCGAGCGGGTGATGATCGAGAGCGCCCTCAAGCACACCGCCGGCCGCCGCCGCGACGCCGCGCAGCTGCTCGGCTGGGGGCGCAACACCCTGACCCGCAAGATCAAGGAGCTGGACATGGCGGTGGAAGGCGGCGACGAGGACGAGAGCCTCTGA
- a CDS encoding MFS transporter: MTSSADRQWPVAVRALQHANFRLYFAGQAVSILGSWIQQVALSWLIYRLTGSVALLGVTTFAALLPQLIVGPLAGAWTDRHDKRRLLIAVQGILAVQALVLAGLTAFELIGPALIVAMSLLLGVLNAFDTPLRQSLIGSFVGRREDLPNALALNAMLFNAGRFVGPPLAGVLLALTSEALCFALNGLSFLALLIGLLLIRIDTPARASGSTGKVFREGLDYVWQNQPIRLLILTLAMVNLTASSYAVLLPVFARDIFGGDAQTLGWLWGAAGCGAFLSTLFLATRQALPGLVRIVLVGALLSAAALLAFAASPVVPLALAAMALLGFGISVGNVGINMLLQSLAPEQLRGRVVSFFTSTRFGFDAIGGLLAGLLAARIGAPLTLALEGAVLLLFCFWLLARRQTLREQVRDDLHSQAGG; encoded by the coding sequence GTGACTTCTTCCGCCGATCGCCAGTGGCCGGTCGCCGTGCGTGCGCTGCAGCACGCCAATTTCCGCCTGTATTTCGCCGGTCAGGCGGTGTCGATCCTCGGTAGCTGGATCCAGCAGGTCGCGCTGTCCTGGCTGATCTACCGGCTCACCGGCTCGGTGGCGCTGCTCGGCGTCACCACCTTCGCCGCGCTGCTGCCGCAACTGATCGTCGGCCCTCTGGCCGGCGCCTGGACCGACCGTCACGACAAGCGCCGCCTGCTGATCGCCGTGCAGGGCATCCTCGCCGTGCAGGCGCTGGTGCTGGCCGGGCTGACCGCCTTCGAGCTGATCGGCCCGGCGCTGATCGTCGCCATGTCGCTGCTGCTCGGCGTGCTGAATGCCTTCGACACGCCGCTGCGCCAGTCGCTGATCGGCAGTTTCGTCGGCCGTCGCGAAGACCTGCCCAACGCCCTGGCGCTCAACGCCATGCTGTTCAACGCCGGGCGCTTCGTCGGCCCGCCGCTGGCCGGCGTGCTGCTGGCGCTGACCAGCGAGGCGCTGTGCTTCGCGCTCAACGGCCTGTCGTTCCTCGCCCTGCTGATCGGCCTGCTGCTGATCCGCATCGACACGCCGGCGCGCGCCAGCGGCTCGACCGGCAAGGTGTTCCGCGAGGGGTTGGATTACGTCTGGCAGAACCAGCCGATCCGCCTGCTGATCCTCACCCTGGCGATGGTCAACCTCACCGCCTCCAGCTACGCGGTGCTGCTGCCGGTGTTCGCCCGCGACATCTTCGGCGGCGACGCGCAGACCCTCGGCTGGCTGTGGGGCGCAGCCGGCTGCGGCGCTTTCCTTTCCACCCTGTTCCTCGCCACCCGCCAGGCGCTGCCCGGGCTGGTACGCATCGTGCTGGTCGGCGCGCTGCTCAGCGCGGCGGCGCTGCTGGCCTTCGCCGCCAGCCCGGTGGTGCCGCTGGCGCTGGCCGCCATGGCGCTGCTCGGCTTCGGCATCTCGGTCGGCAACGTCGGCATCAACATGCTGCTGCAGAGCCTGGCGCCCGAGCAGCTGCGCGGCCGGGTGGTGTCGTTCTTCACCTCGACGCGCTTCGGCTTCGACGCCATCGGCGGCCTGCTCGCCGGCCTGCTGGCCGCGCGCATCGGCGCGCCGCTGACCCTGGCGCTGGAAGGTGCGGTGCTGTTGCTGTTCTGTTTCTGGTTGCTGGCCCGGCGGCAGACGTTGCGCGAACAGGTGCGCGACGACCTGCACAGCCAGGCGGGCGGCTGA
- the hpaC gene encoding 4-hydroxyphenylacetate 3-monooxygenase, reductase component, translating into MSQSPLDPKQLAFRNAMAHMSAAVNIITTDGEAGRCGITATAVCSVTDTPPTLMVCVNRNSAMNAVFKANGRLCVNVLSGEQEEAAKHFAGMTGVAMEERFALDPWTTGSEGLPVLEGALANLQGRIVESQEIGTHSVLLVELDDIHVREEGDSLVYFSRAFRRVERAA; encoded by the coding sequence ATGTCCCAGTCGCCGCTCGATCCCAAGCAGCTCGCCTTCCGCAATGCCATGGCGCACATGAGCGCCGCGGTGAACATCATCACCACCGACGGCGAAGCCGGCCGTTGCGGCATCACCGCCACCGCGGTGTGCTCGGTGACCGATACCCCGCCGACCCTGATGGTCTGCGTCAACCGCAACAGCGCGATGAACGCGGTGTTCAAGGCCAACGGCCGCCTGTGCGTCAACGTGCTGTCCGGCGAGCAGGAAGAAGCCGCCAAGCACTTCGCCGGGATGACCGGGGTGGCGATGGAGGAGCGTTTCGCCCTCGATCCGTGGACCACCGGCAGCGAAGGCCTGCCGGTGCTGGAAGGCGCGCTGGCCAACCTGCAGGGCCGCATCGTCGAGAGCCAGGAGATCGGCACCCACTCGGTGCTGCTGGTCGAGCTGGACGACATCCACGTGCGCGAGGAAGGCGACAGCCTGGTGTACTTCAGCCGCGCCTTCCGCCGCGTCGAGCGCGCTGCCTGA
- the tyrS gene encoding tyrosine--tRNA ligase: MPPIDTDLLALLEERGFVHQHTDADGLRAAFARGPLTAYLGFDATADSLHVGHLQGLMLMRWLQHAGHKPLLLIGGATTRIGDPSFRDSSRPMLDDATIAANMRGIESAFRRYLRLGDGASDAQVVDNADWLDGLGYLEFLNRVGRHFSVNRLLTFDAVRSRLEHSLSFQEFGYTLLQAYDFTELARRHGCTLQIGGADQWANIINGVELSRRQDGPQLYGLTMPLLTTSDGRKMGKSAQGAVWLNAERLAPFDFWQFWRNCDDRDVGRFLALFSELPMAEVRRLGALQGAELNEAKIVLANEATRLGHGEAAAQAAANAARGVFDGAAGLDGLPTLHLAPARLAAGVSLAELAVEAGLAASRSAARRLAAGGGLRLDGVAVSDAEQPLDGTSGEWRLSAGRKQHVRIALAR, encoded by the coding sequence ATGCCCCCGATCGACACCGACCTGCTCGCCCTGCTCGAAGAGCGCGGCTTCGTCCACCAGCACACCGACGCCGACGGCCTGCGCGCCGCCTTCGCCCGTGGCCCGCTGACCGCCTACCTCGGCTTCGACGCCACCGCCGACAGCCTGCACGTCGGCCACCTGCAGGGCCTGATGCTGATGCGCTGGCTGCAGCACGCCGGGCACAAGCCGCTGCTGCTGATCGGCGGCGCCACCACGCGGATCGGCGACCCGAGCTTCCGCGACAGCAGCCGGCCGATGCTCGATGACGCCACCATCGCCGCCAACATGCGCGGCATCGAGAGCGCCTTCCGCCGCTACCTGCGCCTGGGCGACGGCGCCAGCGACGCCCAGGTGGTGGACAACGCCGACTGGCTGGACGGCCTCGGCTACCTGGAGTTCCTCAACCGCGTCGGCCGCCACTTCAGCGTCAACCGCCTGCTGACCTTCGACGCGGTGCGCAGCCGCCTGGAGCACTCGCTGTCGTTCCAGGAGTTCGGCTACACCCTGCTGCAGGCCTACGACTTCACCGAACTGGCGCGCCGCCATGGCTGCACCCTGCAGATCGGCGGCGCCGACCAGTGGGCCAACATCATCAACGGCGTCGAGCTGTCGCGCCGCCAGGACGGCCCGCAGCTGTACGGCCTGACCATGCCGCTGCTGACCACCAGCGACGGCCGCAAGATGGGCAAGTCGGCGCAGGGTGCGGTGTGGCTCAACGCCGAGCGTCTGGCGCCGTTCGACTTCTGGCAGTTCTGGCGCAACTGCGACGACCGCGACGTCGGCCGCTTCCTCGCCCTGTTCAGCGAGCTGCCGATGGCCGAGGTGCGCCGCCTCGGCGCGCTGCAGGGCGCCGAGCTGAACGAGGCGAAGATCGTGCTGGCCAACGAGGCCACCCGCCTCGGTCACGGCGAGGCGGCCGCCCAGGCGGCGGCCAACGCCGCGCGCGGGGTGTTCGACGGCGCCGCCGGGCTCGACGGTCTGCCGACCCTGCACCTCGCCCCCGCCCGGCTGGCCGCCGGAGTGAGCCTCGCCGAACTGGCCGTGGAAGCCGGCCTGGCCGCCTCGCGCAGCGCCGCGCGGCGCCTGGCCGCCGGCGGCGGCCTGCGCCTGGACGGCGTGGCGGTCAGCGATGCCGAGCAGCCGCTGGACGGTACGAGCGGCGAATGGCGGCTGTCGGCCGGGCGCAAGCAGCATGTGCGCATCGCCCTCGCTCGCTGA
- a CDS encoding aldehyde dehydrogenase family protein — protein sequence MTRPALIEPLAQVSAFLQRRHTSFVDGAPLAEHAGERVEVYNPASGAPLSELLMAGAAEVELALDSAQRAFRSGVWSGLRPADRERILLRFAEVVEAHGEELAQLETLNQGKSIHIARAIEVGASVEYMRYMAGWATKIEGQTLDVSIPIPPGTRYNAYTRREPAGVVVGIVPWNFPLMIAIWKIVPALAAGCTIVIKPADETPLTALRLAELAIAAGIPPGVLNVVVGRGALAGAALVSDPRVSKVSFTGSTAVGKQIGVAALQNMTRFSLELGGKNPMLVLPDADLDKAVGGALMGGLLNQGQVCAAASRIYLPRARCAEFAEALAAAVQGMRIGAGMDPEAQINPLVSRRQQASVLGHLDKARAEGARVLTGGGAPELPGYFVAPTVLGDVEQGMSAAREEIFGPVLSVLAYDSIEQAMAMVNDSQYGLAASLWTNDLGQAMNLIPQIQAGTVWVNSHVPLDPNLPFGGHKQSGIGREFGRGAVEAFTELKSVCIAY from the coding sequence ATGACCCGTCCCGCCCTTATCGAACCGCTCGCCCAGGTGAGCGCCTTCCTCCAGCGCCGGCACACCTCGTTCGTCGACGGTGCGCCGCTTGCCGAACATGCCGGCGAGCGGGTCGAGGTCTACAACCCGGCCAGTGGCGCGCCGCTCAGCGAACTGCTGATGGCCGGCGCCGCCGAGGTCGAGCTGGCGCTGGATTCGGCGCAGCGCGCCTTCCGCAGCGGCGTGTGGAGCGGCCTGCGCCCGGCCGACCGCGAGCGCATCCTGCTGCGCTTCGCCGAGGTGGTCGAGGCCCACGGCGAGGAGCTGGCGCAGCTGGAAACCCTCAACCAGGGCAAGTCGATCCACATCGCCCGCGCCATCGAGGTCGGCGCCTCGGTGGAGTACATGCGCTACATGGCCGGCTGGGCGACCAAGATCGAGGGGCAGACCCTCGACGTGTCGATCCCGATCCCGCCCGGCACCCGCTACAACGCCTACACCCGCCGCGAGCCGGCGGGGGTGGTGGTCGGCATCGTGCCGTGGAACTTCCCGCTGATGATCGCCATCTGGAAGATCGTCCCGGCGCTGGCCGCCGGCTGCACCATCGTCATCAAGCCGGCCGACGAAACCCCGCTGACCGCCCTGCGCCTGGCCGAGCTGGCCATCGCGGCGGGGATTCCGCCGGGAGTGCTCAACGTGGTGGTCGGCCGCGGCGCGCTGGCCGGCGCCGCGCTGGTCAGCGATCCGCGGGTGAGCAAGGTGTCGTTCACCGGCTCCACTGCGGTGGGCAAGCAGATCGGCGTGGCCGCCCTGCAGAACATGACGCGCTTCTCGCTGGAGCTGGGCGGCAAGAACCCGATGCTGGTCCTGCCCGACGCCGATCTGGACAAGGCGGTGGGCGGCGCGCTGATGGGCGGGCTGCTCAACCAGGGCCAGGTGTGCGCCGCCGCCTCGCGCATCTACCTGCCGCGCGCGCGCTGCGCCGAATTCGCCGAGGCGCTGGCCGCGGCGGTGCAGGGCATGCGCATCGGCGCCGGCATGGACCCCGAGGCGCAGATCAATCCGCTGGTGTCGCGGCGTCAGCAGGCCAGCGTGCTCGGCCATCTCGACAAGGCCCGCGCCGAGGGTGCGCGGGTGCTGACCGGCGGCGGCGCGCCGGAGCTGCCGGGCTACTTCGTGGCGCCCACGGTGCTCGGCGATGTCGAGCAGGGCATGTCCGCCGCGCGCGAGGAAATCTTCGGTCCGGTGCTCTCGGTGCTGGCCTACGACAGCATCGAGCAGGCCATGGCGATGGTCAACGACAGCCAGTACGGCCTGGCCGCCAGCCTGTGGACCAACGATCTGGGCCAGGCGATGAACCTGATTCCGCAGATCCAGGCCGGCACCGTGTGGGTCAACAGCCATGTGCCGCTGGACCCCAACCTGCCGTTCGGCGGCCACAAGCAGTCGGGCATCGGCCGCGAATTCGGTCGCGGTGCGGTGGAGGCGTTCACCGAACTCAAGTCGGTGTGCATCGCCTACTGA
- a CDS encoding SDR family oxidoreductase, with protein sequence MLNVLVTGASRGIGLGLTQAYLQRGERVFAVARNPAAAPGLQALAEQYGERLQILAGDLNAAGAAARIDAQLGSATLDRLLLNAGVYGPAAQDVLGADDAEIAELFVSNAIAPLRLARTLAPRLAADGVLACTSSAMASLQLSPGAEMPLYAASKAALNSLLLSWSAQLGERREFALLALHPGWVQTDMGGAAAPLSVEQSVGGLLAVIEAAAGRRDCRFVDHQGQTLPW encoded by the coding sequence ATGCTCAACGTTCTCGTCACCGGCGCCTCGCGCGGTATCGGTCTGGGGCTGACCCAGGCCTATCTGCAGCGCGGCGAGCGGGTCTTCGCCGTGGCCCGCAACCCCGCCGCCGCGCCCGGCCTGCAGGCGCTGGCCGAGCAGTACGGCGAACGCCTGCAGATCCTCGCCGGCGACCTCAATGCCGCCGGGGCCGCGGCGCGGATCGACGCCCAGCTGGGCAGCGCCACCCTCGACCGCCTGCTGCTCAATGCCGGGGTCTACGGCCCGGCGGCCCAGGACGTGTTGGGCGCCGACGACGCCGAGATCGCCGAGCTGTTCGTCAGCAACGCCATCGCCCCGCTGCGCCTGGCGCGCACCCTGGCGCCGCGCCTGGCAGCGGATGGCGTGCTGGCCTGCACCAGTTCGGCAATGGCCAGCCTGCAGCTCAGCCCCGGCGCCGAGATGCCGCTGTATGCGGCGAGCAAGGCGGCGCTCAACAGCCTGCTGCTGTCCTGGTCGGCGCAGCTCGGCGAACGCCGCGAGTTCGCCCTGCTGGCGCTGCATCCGGGCTGGGTGCAGACCGACATGGGCGGCGCGGCGGCGCCGCTGAGCGTCGAGCAGAGCGTCGGCGGCCTGCTGGCGGTGATCGAGGCGGCCGCCGGGCGGCGCGACTGCCGCTTCGTCGACCATCAGGGACAGACGCTGCCCTGGTAG
- a CDS encoding alginate export family protein produces MALALAVALGGLSLAPAHAYELYNQGDTQLNADLEAVFGLMHSRKNYALFGNRDSGGSSWREGYIKYGLSGSQGLGGAGSLYGAVSLISSGTWGDGDAAGFTEGSERRTDVEDAYLGWRSGNLFPALGENGVDLSAGRQKVVIGDGFLINGDSLNFGDVDLGDDYDRGGAYYIAARKAFDQTAVLRLGGEQGLRGDLMWLKSDSRAQAETELAIATLEHVAEPGTLGLTWIRGLDVNERFASPAQAERDGMDTVSLRGAGGLGVENLNLAFEYATQDRSSGRENAWYLEGSWTFAELPWAPTATYRYSRFSEAFDPLFYGFNRGYGTWFQGEVAANYAGPFNSNTRVHHVGLKATPLDSVTVGALYFDFDSIDKNLGDLGGRELDLYAEWMVNDHLLISPLLGLYQPERSADNGGVQLGGSGTNLYSQLMFVTFF; encoded by the coding sequence CTGGCGCTGGCCCTGGCCGTCGCCCTCGGCGGCCTGAGCCTGGCCCCGGCCCATGCCTACGAGCTGTACAACCAGGGCGACACGCAGCTCAACGCCGACCTGGAGGCGGTCTTCGGCCTGATGCACAGCCGCAAGAACTACGCCCTGTTCGGCAACCGCGACAGCGGCGGCTCCAGCTGGCGCGAGGGCTACATCAAGTACGGCCTGAGCGGCAGCCAGGGGCTGGGCGGCGCCGGCAGCCTGTACGGCGCGGTCAGCCTGATCAGCTCCGGCACCTGGGGCGACGGCGACGCCGCCGGCTTCACCGAGGGCAGCGAGCGGCGTACCGACGTCGAGGACGCCTACCTGGGCTGGCGTTCCGGTAACCTGTTCCCGGCCCTCGGCGAGAACGGCGTCGACCTCTCCGCCGGCCGGCAGAAGGTGGTGATCGGCGACGGCTTCCTGATCAACGGCGATTCGCTGAACTTCGGCGACGTCGACCTCGGCGACGACTACGACCGCGGCGGCGCCTACTACATCGCCGCACGCAAGGCCTTCGACCAGACCGCCGTGCTGCGCCTGGGCGGCGAGCAGGGCCTGCGCGGCGACCTGATGTGGCTGAAGTCCGACAGCCGCGCGCAGGCCGAGACCGAGCTGGCCATCGCCACTCTCGAACACGTCGCCGAGCCCGGCACCCTGGGGCTGACCTGGATTCGCGGCCTGGACGTCAACGAGCGCTTCGCCAGCCCGGCGCAGGCCGAGCGCGACGGCATGGACACCGTCAGCCTGCGCGGCGCCGGCGGACTTGGCGTGGAGAACCTCAACCTGGCCTTCGAGTACGCCACCCAGGACCGCAGCAGCGGCCGCGAGAACGCCTGGTATCTGGAAGGCAGCTGGACCTTCGCCGAGCTGCCCTGGGCGCCGACCGCCACCTACCGCTACAGCCGCTTCTCCGAGGCCTTCGACCCGCTGTTCTACGGCTTCAACCGCGGCTACGGCACCTGGTTCCAGGGCGAGGTGGCGGCCAACTACGCCGGCCCGTTCAACAGCAACACCCGCGTCCATCACGTCGGCCTCAAGGCCACGCCGCTGGACAGCGTCACAGTCGGCGCGCTGTACTTCGACTTCGACAGCATCGACAAGAACCTCGGCGATCTCGGCGGCCGCGAACTGGACCTGTACGCCGAGTGGATGGTCAACGACCACCTGCTGATCAGCCCGCTGCTCGGCCTCTACCAGCCCGAGCGCAGCGCCGACAACGGCGGCGTGCAGCTCGGCGGCAGCGGCACCAACCTGTACAGCCAGCTGATGTTCGTCACCTTCTTCTGA
- the feaR gene encoding transcriptional regulator FeaR — MSSLHVSARLFDRWQNELHRVCGRFQSAPPRQADGFIGEIALHDRGGLELAHIRTNAGRIARLQGNGERGDGRHCFLIVNRSGHAEMRQDGRSVRLGPGDMALMDSARPCEILPAGLIDHLSFHLERDTLCRHLAPNQRLFGKLDLASTSGRLLASLAVQIHGEGAPAACSQDEGAALQNALIALLLPTLRGDALAGGIPDEAPHATLLRDRAQRLIGQRLHDAQLTPQSLAEQLHISIRQLYRLFEDSGDSVCRYIQRQRLQRSAEDLLDPQLRHESITRIAFKWGFADSAHFSRAFKREFDRSPREYRLHGGGH, encoded by the coding sequence ATGTCCAGCCTTCACGTCTCGGCCCGGCTGTTCGACCGCTGGCAGAACGAGCTGCATCGCGTCTGCGGACGCTTCCAGTCCGCCCCGCCGCGCCAGGCCGACGGCTTCATCGGCGAGATCGCCCTGCACGACCGCGGCGGCCTGGAACTGGCACACATCCGCACCAACGCAGGGCGCATCGCCCGCCTGCAGGGCAACGGCGAGCGCGGCGACGGTCGCCACTGTTTCCTGATCGTCAACCGCAGCGGCCACGCCGAGATGCGCCAGGACGGCCGCAGCGTGCGCCTCGGTCCCGGCGACATGGCGCTGATGGATTCGGCGCGGCCCTGCGAGATCCTCCCCGCCGGGCTGATCGACCACCTGTCCTTCCACCTCGAACGCGACACCCTGTGCCGGCACCTGGCGCCCAACCAGCGGCTGTTCGGCAAGCTCGACCTCGCCTCCACCAGCGGCCGCCTGCTGGCCAGCCTGGCGGTACAGATCCACGGCGAGGGCGCGCCTGCAGCGTGCAGCCAGGACGAGGGCGCCGCCCTGCAGAACGCGCTGATCGCCCTGCTGCTGCCGACCCTGCGCGGCGACGCGCTGGCCGGCGGCATCCCCGACGAGGCGCCGCACGCCACCCTACTGCGCGACCGCGCCCAGCGCCTGATCGGCCAGCGCCTCCACGATGCGCAGCTGACCCCGCAGTCGCTCGCCGAGCAGCTGCACATCTCCATCCGCCAGCTCTACCGCCTGTTCGAGGACAGCGGCGATAGCGTGTGCCGCTACATCCAGCGCCAGCGCCTGCAGCGTAGCGCCGAGGACCTGCTCGACCCGCAGTTGCGCCACGAGTCGATCACCCGCATCGCCTTCAAGTGGGGCTTCGCCGACTCGGCGCACTTCAGCCGGGCCTTCAAGCGCGAGTTCGACCGCTCGCCGCGGGAGTACCGCCTGCACGGCGGCGGCCACTGA
- a CDS encoding aminotransferase class III-fold pyridoxal phosphate-dependent enzyme, with product MRDALASLRLMPSVERPEQVFVRGQGSWLWDSEGRAYLDFTQGWAVNSLGHSPKVVVEALQRQAERLINPGAAHYHGGLLKLASRLCEATGSDQAYFLNSGAEACEGAIKLARKWGQRHRDGAFTIVTARHSFHGRTFGAMSASGKPAFQAMFEPKVPGFVKVPFNDLEALSRAVDSHTVAVLLEPVQGEAGVIPATLDYLQGAERLCRARGVLLILDEVQTGMGRCGALLAEELYGVRADILTLGKGLGGGVPLAALLARGSACCLEPGEQGGTYHGNALMLAAGLAVLKTVLEPGFLEQVRGLGEHLRDGLAQVARRQGHGPLRGHGLLWGLPLQRLSAPQVARAALDEGLLLNAPQPHILRFSPALTVSHGNIDEMLRRLERALVGVALSERREAALAG from the coding sequence ATGCGTGACGCACTGGCGAGCCTGCGCCTGATGCCCAGCGTCGAGCGCCCCGAGCAGGTCTTCGTGCGCGGCCAGGGTTCCTGGCTGTGGGACAGCGAGGGCCGCGCCTATCTGGACTTCACCCAGGGCTGGGCGGTCAACAGCCTCGGCCACAGCCCGAAGGTGGTGGTCGAGGCGCTGCAGCGCCAGGCCGAGCGGCTGATCAATCCCGGCGCCGCCCACTACCACGGCGGCCTGCTCAAGCTGGCCAGCCGGCTGTGCGAGGCCACCGGCAGCGACCAGGCCTACTTCCTCAACAGCGGCGCCGAGGCCTGCGAGGGCGCGATCAAGCTGGCGCGCAAGTGGGGCCAGCGGCATCGCGACGGGGCCTTCACCATCGTCACCGCCCGTCACAGCTTCCACGGCCGCACCTTCGGCGCCATGTCCGCCTCCGGCAAGCCGGCCTTCCAGGCGATGTTCGAGCCGAAGGTGCCGGGCTTCGTCAAGGTGCCGTTCAACGACCTGGAGGCGCTCTCCCGGGCGGTCGACTCGCATACCGTGGCGGTGCTGCTGGAGCCGGTGCAGGGCGAGGCCGGGGTGATCCCGGCGACCCTCGACTACCTGCAGGGCGCCGAGCGGCTGTGCCGCGCGCGCGGCGTGCTCCTGATCCTCGACGAGGTGCAGACCGGCATGGGCCGCTGCGGCGCGCTGCTGGCCGAGGAGCTGTACGGCGTGCGTGCCGACATCCTCACCCTCGGCAAGGGCCTGGGCGGCGGCGTGCCACTGGCCGCGCTGCTGGCGCGCGGCAGCGCCTGCTGCCTGGAGCCGGGCGAGCAGGGCGGCACCTACCACGGCAACGCGCTGATGCTGGCGGCGGGCCTGGCGGTGCTGAAGACGGTGCTGGAGCCGGGCTTTCTCGAACAGGTGCGCGGCCTCGGCGAGCACCTGCGCGATGGTCTGGCCCAGGTGGCGCGCCGCCAGGGCCACGGCCCGCTGCGCGGCCACGGGCTGCTCTGGGGGCTGCCGCTGCAGCGTCTCTCGGCCCCGCAGGTGGCCCGCGCGGCGCTCGACGAGGGCTTGCTGCTCAATGCTCCGCAGCCGCACATCCTGCGCTTTTCGCCGGCGCTGACCGTCAGTCATGGCAACATCGACGAGATGCTGCGCCGCCTGGAGCGCGCGCTGGTGGGGGTTGCGCTGTCCGAGCGGCGCGAGGCCGCCCTGGCCGGCTGA